The Thunnus maccoyii chromosome 9, fThuMac1.1, whole genome shotgun sequence genome includes a region encoding these proteins:
- the c9h9orf116 gene encoding UPF0691 protein C9orf116 homolog — MEEQRVQTCDVYRTDPNLPQRFNNPDCFHGYSQTICNPLYRTSNQTYGSRRPTVHEMPTQFKGTTRQFSEAMLQSGMYRDHGFNTSVERSRVTAATATLSNRVHLHRSYHYGNQINNHDGNN, encoded by the exons ATGGAGGAGCAAAGAGTTCAGACGTGCGACGTTTACAGAACAGATCCGAACCTGCCACAGAGATTCAACAACCCCgactgtttccatggttacag tCAGACGATCTGTAATCCGCTGTATCGAACATCAAACCAGACGTACGGCAGCAGGAGACCCACCGTACATGAGATGCCG ACGCAGTTTAAAGGGACGACGCGTCAGTTTTCAGAGGCGATGCTGCAGAGCGGGATGTACCGCGATCACGGCTTCAACACGTCTGTGGAGAGGAGCCGAGTGACGGCTGCCACGGCAACACTGAGCAACAGAGTCCACCTCCATCGTTCCTATCACTATGGCAACCAAATCAACAACCATGATGGGAACAACTAA